From Candidatus Latescibacterota bacterium:
TTCGGAGGTCACAGACAGAACCGAGATGATGGAGTTGTTGTTGCACATGGCCGTCATCGATGCTGTCCAGGAATTCGATTGCGATTTTGGGCTTCTCCTGATGAACGAAGTTGACTCGGGGTTGAGTATAGCTGGTATCGCGGGAATCGACGATCATTCCGTCCATCCGCTTTTTATTCCGTGGGGGAAAAGTTTCTCCGGTTCTGTGGCCGGTGGGGAAAAACCTGTGGTGATATCCGATTTTGAGAAGAATGCCGGTGATTATGAAGGGATGGTCGAGGACTACTATTCAGGCAACGTGATGAGTGTCCCTTTCTTTTCCGGCCATCGGTTCCTGGGGCTGATGAACTTCTGCCGCCGGGATTCGACACGGACATTTACATACAGGGAGCTCGATGAGGCAATTGAATATGTCTCCAGACTCTCTTCGTCTATTCAGGGCCAGATAATCGTCGATGTACGTATCCATGAGCTGGAAAAATTGAATGATGAGCTGGCCGACAGGAACTACCGTCTCAGGTATGACCTGATAGAGAAGACGGAACAGGAACAGGATATGGCCAGACAGCAGTCGATATTGATGAAGAAGGTCAAGGCCCTGCGGGAGGCAAATATCGAGATGGCGACGACCAACAGAGGTCTGCTCAGGACAAGCATCAGGGCCATCGAGGACAATGACAGATTCGTGAATATGATCGGGCAATTTGAAAAAAGTGTTGTGGTGATTCGGGATGGTGTGATCAAAAACGCGAACAAAAGATTCGAGGAGATAAGTGGCCTTCCCCTGGAGGAACTCAAGGGTATGGTCCTCTTGCACCTGTTTGGGAGCGGAGATGCGGAGAGACTGGGTGAATTGATAAGCAATTTTAACGATGAGGAAATCGAGGTCCTCGAAGGGACTCTGAAGTTGAAAGACGTGACCGGCAATTATCGGGACCTCCGGGTGAGTGTCGGAAAAATTATTCATGAGCACAAACCATCGCTTTTCCTGTTCTTTTCGGATG
This genomic window contains:
- a CDS encoding PAS domain S-box protein, whose translation is MSTASFADSEVTDRTEMMELLLHMAVIDAVQEFDCDFGLLLMNEVDSGLSIAGIAGIDDHSVHPLFIPWGKSFSGSVAGGEKPVVISDFEKNAGDYEGMVEDYYSGNVMSVPFFSGHRFLGLMNFCRRDSTRTFTYRELDEAIEYVSRLSSSIQGQIIVDVRIHELEKLNDELADRNYRLRYDLIEKTEQEQDMARQQSILMKKVKALREANIEMATTNRGLLRTSIRAIEDNDRFVNMIGQFEKSVVVIRDGVIKNANKRFEEISGLPLEELKGMVLLHLFGSGDAERLGELISNFNDEEIEVLEGTLKLKDVTGNYRDLRVSVGKIIHEHKPSLFLFFSDATRQIDAEGHYMQVSKFESVGRLAAGIAHEINTPMQFVSDNTRFLEESCEEITNVVDKYRDLVNTVKSDGETSDLVRDIEETEETADIEFLMEEIPKALSQSLDGLERISRIVLSLKEFSHPVSDGIAPTDINRIIKNTVTVARNEWKYVSDLETNFDKNLGSVPCVSGEISQVILNMIINASHAIGSVIEAGKMKKGLIRICTRRDCDWACIEVSDNGSGMPEDVKEKMFDPFFTTKSVGKGTGQGLAISRSVIVDKHGGEIECETEEGEGTTFIIRLPICPCGQGGDE